GCGCATCATCGCCATCGCCGCCTGCACGTCGCCCGGCCCGTGCTCCTGGTCCATGATGAAGAAATCGAAGCCGACGAGCGCCGTGATCTCGGCGAAGGTCGGGTCGGCGCTCTGCAGCCACATGCCGAACGACTTGCGGCCGGCCTTGAGATTGGCCTTGAGACGGTTCTGGCGGATCATGACGGACCTCGGCTCGGATGGGAGGTTGATGTGCCGGCAAAGCGTGCGAGCTTGGCGAGGAAGCCCGGGCGTTCGAGCACGGCCGGGTTGACGACGTCGTCGGGCACCAGGCCCCGCGCCGCCCGGATCATGCCGTGCGCCATCGTCTCCATGGTCAGGCGGGCGGCATCGCGGGTCGAGGGCAGCCAGTGCGGCGTCAGGATGACGTTGTCGAGCCCGAGCAGCGGATCGTCCGTCGGCAGGGGCTCGTGCTCGAACACGTCGAGGCCGGCGCCGGCGAACCAGCGCTCGCGCAAGGCCTGCACCAGCGCCGCCTGGTCGACGATCTCGCCGCGGGCGACATTGACGAGATAGGCGGTCGGCTTCATCAGCCGCAGCTGCGCCGCGCCGATCGAGCCGCGGGTGCGCTCGTCGAGCCGGACATGCAGGCTGACGATGTCGGCCTGGCGAAACACCTCGTCCAGGCTGTCGACCAGGGTCACGCCGAGGCGCGCGGCATCCGCCGCGGCCGCGCGCGGCGAATAGGCGACGAGCCGCATGCCCCAGGGCTGGGCGAGGCGGGCGAGCTCGCGCCCGCTGGCGCCGAGGCCGATGATGCCGAGCGTCTTGCCGGGCAGGTCCACGCCCATGACGCTGGGCTGCAGGTCCCAGCGCCCGGAGCGCACGAGCCGCTCCTGGCCGGGCAGGCGCTTGGCCAGCGCCAGCATCAGCAGGAAGGCGGACGACGCCGTGGCATGGGTGAGCGTATCCGGCGCGTTGAACACCGCGACGTCGGCGGCCGTGCAGGCCGCGAGGTCGATCTTGTC
Above is a genomic segment from Labrys wisconsinensis containing:
- a CDS encoding NAD(P)-dependent oxidoreductase, whose amino-acid sequence is MARFSLFYTGDYLGPDGALAVPDIALDCYEAHPAIAVDFLRDQAPPPGDATYLDRLYSLEVTAADVARADAIVVFRPWVKADAFAAGAERLTVIGRAGAGTDKIDLAACTAADVAVFNAPDTLTHATASSAFLLMLALAKRLPGQERLVRSGRWDLQPSVMGVDLPGKTLGIIGLGASGRELARLAQPWGMRLVAYSPRAAAADAARLGVTLVDSLDEVFRQADIVSLHVRLDERTRGSIGAAQLRLMKPTAYLVNVARGEIVDQAALVQALRERWFAGAGLDVFEHEPLPTDDPLLGLDNVILTPHWLPSTRDAARLTMETMAHGMIRAARGLVPDDVVNPAVLERPGFLAKLARFAGTSTSHPSRGPS